The genomic interval TTTAAATCTTTATCTTTTGTTTTCAAAAGAACGGCTATTCCGATCCCAACTTGTGCAAAAGGAGCTGCTGCAGCCATAGCAATGATTGGATCAGGGCCTGTCGCAAGGTTTGCGATCGCAAGGGGAATGACTGTCCAGTGCAATCCCATAATTGTTAAGAAAGTCCAGGAAGCACCTAAAACAGCCCCAGCTAAAAGTCCGCTTTTATCACTTAAGAAATTAATAATTGAACCAAGTCCTTCGCCAAGCAGTGTACCGATAGGACCAAAGATAAGCATTGTTAGCGGGACAAGTATTAGTAGCGAAATCATTGGGTTAATAAACATTTGAATGTCTTTATAAATGAACTTTTTCAGTAATTTATCTAATCCTGCATAAACAAATATTGCAATAAAGATAGGAAATACAGTAGAAGAATAGTCAGCTAATAAAACAGGAAATCCTAAAAAATCGATCGTTTTAACATCATTTTCTACAAGGTGTAAAATTTCAGGAGTTAGGATCGAAGCACCGATCACTCCTCCGACATATCCATTTGCACCAAGCTTAAGTGCAATTGATATTCCTAGAAATACCGGTAAGAAGTGGAAAATTGCATCCCCTGCAGCGGATAAAATGATATAAGTACCGCTTTCAGGTGACAGCCAACCTAATGTGGTTAAAACAGATAATAATGCTTTTAAGAGTCCCGCTCCGGCAAGAACACCAATAATAGGGGCGAAACTTCCTGAAATGACTCCTAAAACTTTAGACATCGCTGATTCTTTTTTTTCTTTATTCGGTTGAACTTGATTTTGTGTACTCATTGTTGTTCTCCTCTAACTTATTTTTCTTTTCTCGTTCAAATTGAAAGATCATTTTATCTTTTGCGTTCATTTTGCAATTTATAATTTTGATTGATATAAAGCTTTCTTATTTAGCTTTTTCACTCTTATCTAGCGCTTTCATTTTTTGCTGATATTCAATATAACCGAGAAACTAAAGCTGGGTAAGCACTGGTATGGTATTATTATAAATAACAGCCGTGAAACTCGTTAGGATTATCTTGACATTATCAGGATAAAAATCATTTTTTTAATATAGATCTGTTTCTTGGAGGAAGAGAGTATGGAACAATCTAAAATCATTTCTACAGCAATGAAAATCCATCATGTTACCAATTTAAATACATATGTATTAGATGGGAATGGAGAGTTTTTGTACCAGCATGAAATCATTTCGGTCCCAACATTTATGCCTGGTTCAGGGAATGAAGATATTTTGTATTTGTTTGAAAAAATGAAAGGTGAAGAAGAGAAGTTATATTCCTATATTAATCATTGGAATTTACACTATTTTGGATATACCTTCTTCGTTAAGAATGAAGGATTCACAATCATCATCGGTCCATATCTTGAAACACAACCTAATTTATATAGTTTATCAAGGGAATATCATCTCAGTAGCATCCAAAGTGAGAATTTAAAAGTTGTTTGCGATAAAATCTATGTCCTAACGGAAGAACAAGCTAGCAGTTTTGCAAGCTTTCTACAGCAGTTTAAATCAATGACCGAACAGGAGACGACGCCTCGAACCATCGTTTCTGATCAAAACAAACGTTCTATTTATATAAAGTCTGATAACATCACCTTGGATGAGGAAGCTGAACTTGTTAAAGTCCGGTATAAGACTGAAAAGGATTTTATGCATGCTGTTGAACAAGGTGATAAAATTGCAGCATTAAAACTGATTAATTCAAGCAATATGCTGTTCTATTTTTCGGAACGCTTTCCAAATCAGCCCCTTCGCAGTCAGAGAAATGTTGCCATCGTGCTCAATACACTTTTACGTATATCAGCAAGAAATAGCAATGTACCTGCTATTATCATCCATCGTATTTCTGAAAAATATGCTTATGAAATTGAAAATACTAATCAATTAGCAGAACTTCAACTCTTAAAAGATCGCATGATAGAGGAGTATTGTGATTTAGTACTTGAAAACTCATTAAGAAAGTATTCAACCATGACACAAAAAGTTATTGAACACTTACTAAGCTTCTATGATAAACAAATGAATAAAGATGAATTAGCGGAGCTCTTATCTACACACCCAAGCCATCTATCCCGAAAATTCAAAGAAGAAACAAAGATGACAATCACTGCTTATCAGCAAATGTTACGTATAAAAAAAGCCAAACATCTATTAAAAACTGAGAACTTATCGGTTGAGGAAATTGCGTGGATCATTGGGTATGATGACCCATCTTACTTTGCAAGAGTTTTTAAAAAAGAGACAGGCATGACACCAACACAATTTCGGGATGGCGATGAACAATAAGAAAAGCTGGCCTTTTGGAGAGGCCAGCTTTAGTATTAACCCTTATAACCGAAATTAGGTATGTTTGTCCAACGTTTACGGAATTCATGTGCAACTGATTTTGGTTTGCGGTCACGTGTGAATACACCTTTTTTATTTCCTTGAACACGCATGACACCTTGGCTTGTTCCAAAGTCTGCAAAGTTCCAAGCCTGTTCACCAATAAAGTTTTCAAATTCATCAAATACTTCATGGTTTGCATGATAATATTCAATTTGATATTCCTCTGTAAACATAACAGGATCGATATCATGGAAACCAGCTACCGTATCAGCCCCGTATTCTGTTATCATAATTGGCTTTCCTGGACAACGCTTATTCCACTCATTAAATTCTTTGCGTAGATGTACTTTAGCAGCTTCAAGATTACCGCCATCAAAATACCATCCATTGTAACGATTTAATGCGATGACATCACATAGCTCTGCTACTTGATCTGTTTCAGGTGTTGCCATTACAAATAAGACAATTGTAACTGGGCGTTTTTGCGGATCTAGTTCTTTTGTTAATTCAACAAGAGGTTTAAAGTATTCATATGCACCTTTTTCTTCTGTTGCTGCTTCATTTGCAACAGACCACATTACAACTGATGGATGATTTTTATCACGAGCAATCAGGTCTCGCAACACATCTTGATGATGCTCAAAGGTTTGTATTTTTTCCCATGTACTAACTCTTTCAGAACCTGCCCCTAAACCAGTCGTTGCCATAAAGTTTAAATGAACGCCAACAGCAGGAGTTTCATCAATGACTACTAATCCTTCACGGTCTGCTAGTCGCATTAATTCTTCAGAATATGGATAGTGTGCTGTACGGAAGGAGTTAGCACCAATCCATTTTAAAATATTGAAATCCATGATGTTTGCTGCTTCATTGAAGCCTCTTCCATTGATTGGCGTATCCTCATGTTTTCCAAATCCTTTGAAATAAAACGACTTGTTATTAATGAAAAATTTCCCATCAGTTACTTCGACTGTTCGAACGCCAAATGGCTCTTCATAGACATCAACGGTTTGTCCGCCGTTCATTGCCTCTACTTTAAGGTGATAAAGATAAGCATTTAATGGCTCCCAAAGGTTTACGTTTGGGATGTCAATAGTACCTGAAGTGCCTTCAATTGATGTGACAACTTTACCGTCTTCATCAACTACACTAACTTTTACAGTTTCAGCATTTCCTTGAACATCTATTTTATAGTCAACAGTTCCAGTCGTACCGTTAAAACCTGTTACAATCGTTACATCTTTCATATATGTTGATGGTGTTGTATAAATTTTTACGGGACGATGTAAGCCAGCATAGTTAAAGAAATCAAAATTAGGGTTGTTGCGAATCACTTTTCCTAATCCTTCTTCTTCTTTTTCAGTGTAAAGTCCAACTGGAAGGGTAGATTCGTCTAAAATATTATCAACAGCAACAGTCACTCTATTTTTACCTTTTTTTAAGTTGTTATTAATTTCAGCTTCAAATGGTAGAAATCCGCCTTTATGTTCGGTAACTAATTCACCGTTTACGTAAACTTTTGCTTTGTGTGTTGCAGAACCAAAACGTAATACAATTCGCTGGTCTTTTAAGTAAGCTGGTATGACAAATTCACGCTCATACCAAACATAGCCGATGTGATTTCTAATTTCTCTTGTCACACCAATATCATTATAAGATGAAGGGACAGCCATTGGCATGGTATCTGTTAGTTTTGACTCATACCATTTTTCTTCAAAGCCTTTGCCGCTATCTAATTTAAAATTCCAGATTCCATTTAAATCTATAACTCCACGAGTTTCTGTATGAATCGGATATAACATGGATAACACTCCTTTTGGATGTAAGTGGTTACACTTATTATTAACATAGATGTTTTTATCATAAAAGGATTATTGTTGCAAAATCAGGACTGGAATATTGCTTACACACAAAAAAAGACGTCCAATTCAATTGAACGTCTTTTCAACATATACACATATGGGGTGTTTTTCTTATGACGATTTATTGACCTCTTGATAAACCTCGTGCCTTTTCTCCTCTAATAATTGTTTTAATCTTGGCTTGTTTTGTTTAGATGTTAAAAGATAGAGAAAATCCCCAGAATGAATGATTGTGTTTCCCATTGGTGTGACCACTTGGTCTTTGCGAATGATTACATTAATAATGGCTCCTTCTGGAAAAGGAATGTCGAGTATTTTTTTCCCAACAAGTACTGAGTCTGAATTAATTTCAAATCCTACTATTTCCTTATTCGTTTTCCCAAGTGAAAGGAGTTCGAGTGCGTGAATTGGTGTGACCTTTTGCGGACCATTCAATTTAAGCTTCTCTGCTAAGTTTGTAACGGTTGCTCCTTGGATTAAGCAACTAACGAGGACAACGAAAAAGACGACATTAAAGATCAGCTGACTTCCTTCAATATGTGCGAGCATTGGGAAGGTTGCCAGAACAATCGGTACTGAGCCTTTTAATCCTGCCCAAGATAAAAAGATTTTCTCTTTATGAGTATAGTTCATTTTAATTGTTGAAAGATAGACTGCAATTGGTCTTGCGATGAAAATGAGAATGGCAGAGATTAACAGGCTTTTCCAACTAATATCCCAAGTAAAAAGTTCGGATGGAAAAACAAGTAGACCTAAGATAACAAACATGAGTATTTGCATTATCCATGCAAAACCTTCTGAAAAGCGAAAAATGGAATGTCTGTATACTATTTCGGCATTTCCAATGATGATTGCTAAGACATAAACGGCAAGTAGACCACTTCCGTGTAAAAATGCGGTCAATCCGTAAGTTAAAAGGGCAAAAGCAAGTGCAAAAATCGGATAAAGGCCGCTTGAATCAAGATTTATTGAATTCAGAGCTTTAATTGCTAGTTTTCCAGCAATAAAACCAACTACAAGGCCAAGACCCATTTCAATAAAAAATGAACCAATGAGTGAAAAAATATTTGCATCAGGCAAGGTAATCAATTCAATCATTGCTACTGTCAAAAAGACAGCCATCGGATCGTTTGAGCCTGATTCAGCTTCTAAAGTGGTACTTATTCTATCTTTAATATTCTGTCCTTTCAGTACTGCAAATACGGCTGCAGCATCAGTAGAGCCGACTATTGCTCCAAATAAAATGGCTTCGAGCCAGCCTAATTCAAGGATATATTTCGCTGCAACAGCTACAGTACCAGATGTTATTAAAACACCAATCGTTGCAAGGGAGAGGGAGGGCATAATAACAGGACGTAAAGAGGACCATTTTGTCTGCAATCCACCTTCGAATAAAATGATAACTAGGGCAAAAATGCCAACCATTTGTGCAAGTGCTGCATTATCAAAATAGACAATACCTAAAATATCACTACCCATAATCATTCCAACTAACATAAACAACACAAGTGATGGAACTCCAAGTCTAGCGGAAAATTTTGTTGAAACGACTCCCATAATAAATAAAATGGCTGCAAGTAGAATAAACGCGTCGGTATGCAATTCTTCAGCAAACATAATGAATCAACTCACTTTCTATAAATTCACGTCAAGCTTGATTTGGACAGAAGGCTCTTTTGTCACGCCTATATATTGTCTTGTTTCTGATGGGGTTATATGTTGTAGTCTTTTTTGAATGAGAGAAATCGCAATTCCCTTTTTATAAGCATGGTATCCAAATGTTTTACGGAGGGTATGTGTACCAATTGAACCGCTAATTCCAGCTTGTTTTGCCGCTTCATTAATAATGCGGTAGGCTTGCTGGCGAGTAATTGGCTCATTTGTTTTTCTGGATTTGAACAAATAATCATGTAACTGGAGTGATCCTTCTAACCTACAGGATTGTAATGATTCGCGGACATGTTTGTTTAAATAAACTGGTGGATCTGTGTGTACGGAGGATTTCATAAAATGATAGATTTCATCTGTTTCTTCACAGATAAAATCCTTTACATATAAATGCAACAAGTCATAAATGCGGATCCCTGTATTAATTCCTAGCATAAACAGACAATAATCCCTTGCAGAACGGTTTTTTAAATAGGATTTAATTGTTAATAGCTGTTGTTCATCTTTAATGGCTTCCACTGTTTTCATCGTAAAAACTCCTTATGAAATGTAACATAAATATATGTTAACATAGGATTATGTAACAATAAAATGATTTGCTAATAAAATTAACCTTTTTCTGAGATTCATCTAGCTATTTTAACCAATTAAACGACTTTTTACTTTTGGCTCTTTTCTAAGAGGAATATTACTTTTAAAACGAGGACTATTTAAAGTTAATTGGAGCAGAGGGACAGGTGAGCCCCACAGGGGGTTCCGCTCCAGATGCTCACCTCCCGCCCTGCGGAAAGCGAGCATCTCTCGCTGCAATCAGCCACACCGCACGACTTGGTAAAAGCAACAAAGCTTGCGAAAACAGCCTTACTTTTAAAGAAGAAAGAATAGAAGGTCATAAAAATCATAAAAAAGATGAATAAATGAACAAATGCCAATCAATGAGAGATTGGCGTTTACGCTTATTTATGATCGCTGCTTGCTAGTGGGATAGTTCGTAGCTATTGATTAAGTTGATGGATTTCGCGGGCTATCGATTCTAGAATATATACAACAGGTACTTGTGTCGTAATGTTTGCTTCTTCATAAAATTCCTCCGTTACATAATAGGGAATGTTTAGATCAGAAATTTTGGCAATGGTTGAGAGTTTATTATTTGTTATGCTAATGATTTTACTTCCCTCTTGTTTGAGCTGATTAAGATGTGTAACGGTAAAATGATTTTCTCCTGAGACTGATAAAGCAATTGTTATGCTATTATTCCGGAGTTTAGAATGAATTGGAAAGTGAGGGTCTTTAATATACAATGAAAATTTACCTAAGCTTGAGAAATATCTCGCACCATATTCAGCAAGGATCCCTGAGCTTCCAATCCCAATAAAAATCACATGATCTGCTTTCGTAATGAAATGTGCAGCATGTTTAATTTTTTCTTCTATATCACCTTTTAACGTCCGTTCAAAAAACTCTACTACCGAATGTTGAGAGCTTTTAATTATCGTCTTTTTATTTTCTTCCACATGCATTTTAAGCTTTACTTTAAATTCAGAAAAACCCTCACAATTAAGTTTTCTACAAAAACGTAAGATAGAGGCTGTTGATATATGGGTTTCATTTGCTAGTTCGCGAATACGCATATAAGCGACCTTATCACTGTATTGAATGATATAGTTGTATAGTGAAGTTTCTAATTCATTGAAAGAAGCGATGATTTCATTTGAAAACATGTATGTAAGAATCTCCTTCTGTCATAGATAAAGTATCTTTCTCCCTGAAAAACTATAACCGTATTTTACCACAACTCCCCAATAAGATACACAGTGTTACATTTATGTAACAAGTAACTTTGCATGTAAAGAAGTACTAGATTCGCTTAACTAGTTTACTATCCTACTGAATATCGTTATGATTCCGTTGTAATCTATTTCCGTTTAATTATAAAGAAGAGTTATATATTGACATAAAAAACAAATAGTAAAGATATTGAAAACATATTGGGGGTATTTAAATGAAAACATATCAATTCCCTGAAGGATTCTTATGGGGTGGAGCTACAGCAGCAAATCAAATAGAAGGTGGCTTTCATGAAGGGAATAAAGGCTTAAATATTGCCGATGTTCTTCCAGGGGGAAAAGAAAGACTCAGCATTTTACAATCCCCAGGTTTTAATTTCGAAATCGATCCAGAGAAAGATTATCCAAACCATGAAGCAATTGACTTTTATCATCGATATAAAGAGGATATTGCATTATTTGCAGAAATGGGTTTCAAGGTATTCCGTATGTCTATTGCTTGGACAAGAATTTTCCCAAATGGAAATGAGTTAGAAGCAAATGAAGAGGGCTTGGCCTTTTATGACCGTGTGTTTGATGAGTTGCACAAAAATGGAATCGAGCCTGTTGTAACCATTTCACATTATGAAATGCCGTTAAATCTCGTGAAGGAATATGGTGGCTGGAGAAATCGCAAAGTGGTTACCTTCTTTGAAAGATATGTGAATGCAATCTTTCATCGTTATAAAAACAAAGTAAAGTATTGGATGACATTTAATGAAATTAATAGTGGATTTATTATGCCGATTCAGGGTCTTGGGTTTGCGATTCAAACAGAAGAAGACAAGTACAAACCAACCTTCCAGGCCTTCCATCATCAATTTGTTGCTAGTGCAATTGCAGTAAAAGCATGTCATGACATCATTCCTGGTGCTCAAATTGGTTGTATGATCTTATATGCACCCGTTTACTCGTATGATTCCAATCCGGAAAATGTGATGTATGCTCTTCAAGAAGAACGTATGTTTAACTATTTTTGTGCAGATGTTCAGGTGAGAGGCGAATACCCAGCATTTATTAAGTGCTATTTCGATGAACTTAAAATCGAATTAGACATTCAAGAGGGTGACCTGGAATTAATTAAAGAGGGCACTGTTGATTATGTTGGATTTAGTTATTATATGTCGAGAACAGAGAAAAAAGAAAAGACTGATATAGAAAATTCTGAAGGAAATCTGATCGGCGGTGTGAAAAACCCTTTCTTAAAAGCAAGTGATTGGGGCTGGGAAATTGACCCAGAAGGATTACGTATTAGTTTAAACCAATTATTTGACCGCTACCAAGTACCGCTATTTGTTGTAGAAAATGGATTAGGGGCCTATGACAAAGTCGAAGAGGATGGTTCAATTAATGATGACTATCGAATTGATTTTCTTCGTAATCATATAAAAGCAATTGGTGAAGCAATTGAAGATGGTGTTGAATTAATGGGCTATACAAGCTGGGGCTGCATTGATTTGGTAAGTGCCTCATCAGGAGAGTTCTC from Metabacillus sediminilitoris carries:
- a CDS encoding glucose PTS transporter subunit IIA codes for the protein MSTQNQVQPNKEKKESAMSKVLGVISGSFAPIIGVLAGAGLLKALLSVLTTLGWLSPESGTYIILSAAGDAIFHFLPVFLGISIALKLGANGYVGGVIGASILTPEILHLVENDVKTIDFLGFPVLLADYSSTVFPIFIAIFVYAGLDKLLKKFIYKDIQMFINPMISLLILVPLTMLIFGPIGTLLGEGLGSIINFLSDKSGLLAGAVLGASWTFLTIMGLHWTVIPLAIANLATGPDPIIAMAAAAPFAQVGIGIAVLLKTKDKDLKALAASGIVPGALAGTTEAINYGIILRFRRTMIYVIIASAVGGAINGSLGVVMNDFVLPSVLSIPAFAPIGLFVIGIGISFVLGFVLTYLFGYEGKNTNVKINKNYKRIYVNVKPETIGSPIRGNVVSLATIQDPLFATETVGKGIAIEPETGEVVSPVDGVITTQFPTGHAIGVTSDDGAEILIYIGLDTVKLKGEYFTSHVKQGDRVKQGDILIEFDLEKIKSSGYETTTPIVITNTEEYLDVKPSKSTTVQQKDALLKLTV
- a CDS encoding helix-turn-helix domain-containing protein, whose amino-acid sequence is MEQSKIISTAMKIHHVTNLNTYVLDGNGEFLYQHEIISVPTFMPGSGNEDILYLFEKMKGEEEKLYSYINHWNLHYFGYTFFVKNEGFTIIIGPYLETQPNLYSLSREYHLSSIQSENLKVVCDKIYVLTEEQASSFASFLQQFKSMTEQETTPRTIVSDQNKRSIYIKSDNITLDEEAELVKVRYKTEKDFMHAVEQGDKIAALKLINSSNMLFYFSERFPNQPLRSQRNVAIVLNTLLRISARNSNVPAIIIHRISEKYAYEIENTNQLAELQLLKDRMIEEYCDLVLENSLRKYSTMTQKVIEHLLSFYDKQMNKDELAELLSTHPSHLSRKFKEETKMTITAYQQMLRIKKAKHLLKTENLSVEEIAWIIGYDDPSYFARVFKKETGMTPTQFRDGDEQ
- the uidA gene encoding beta-glucuronidase, with the translated sequence MLYPIHTETRGVIDLNGIWNFKLDSGKGFEEKWYESKLTDTMPMAVPSSYNDIGVTREIRNHIGYVWYEREFVIPAYLKDQRIVLRFGSATHKAKVYVNGELVTEHKGGFLPFEAEINNNLKKGKNRVTVAVDNILDESTLPVGLYTEKEEEGLGKVIRNNPNFDFFNYAGLHRPVKIYTTPSTYMKDVTIVTGFNGTTGTVDYKIDVQGNAETVKVSVVDEDGKVVTSIEGTSGTIDIPNVNLWEPLNAYLYHLKVEAMNGGQTVDVYEEPFGVRTVEVTDGKFFINNKSFYFKGFGKHEDTPINGRGFNEAANIMDFNILKWIGANSFRTAHYPYSEELMRLADREGLVVIDETPAVGVHLNFMATTGLGAGSERVSTWEKIQTFEHHQDVLRDLIARDKNHPSVVMWSVANEAATEEKGAYEYFKPLVELTKELDPQKRPVTIVLFVMATPETDQVAELCDVIALNRYNGWYFDGGNLEAAKVHLRKEFNEWNKRCPGKPIMITEYGADTVAGFHDIDPVMFTEEYQIEYYHANHEVFDEFENFIGEQAWNFADFGTSQGVMRVQGNKKGVFTRDRKPKSVAHEFRKRWTNIPNFGYKG
- a CDS encoding potassium/proton antiporter — translated: MFAEELHTDAFILLAAILFIMGVVSTKFSARLGVPSLVLFMLVGMIMGSDILGIVYFDNAALAQMVGIFALVIILFEGGLQTKWSSLRPVIMPSLSLATIGVLITSGTVAVAAKYILELGWLEAILFGAIVGSTDAAAVFAVLKGQNIKDRISTTLEAESGSNDPMAVFLTVAMIELITLPDANIFSLIGSFFIEMGLGLVVGFIAGKLAIKALNSINLDSSGLYPIFALAFALLTYGLTAFLHGSGLLAVYVLAIIIGNAEIVYRHSIFRFSEGFAWIMQILMFVILGLLVFPSELFTWDISWKSLLISAILIFIARPIAVYLSTIKMNYTHKEKIFLSWAGLKGSVPIVLATFPMLAHIEGSQLIFNVVFFVVLVSCLIQGATVTNLAEKLKLNGPQKVTPIHALELLSLGKTNKEIVGFEINSDSVLVGKKILDIPFPEGAIINVIIRKDQVVTPMGNTIIHSGDFLYLLTSKQNKPRLKQLLEEKRHEVYQEVNKSS
- a CDS encoding tyrosine-type recombinase/integrase, translated to MKTVEAIKDEQQLLTIKSYLKNRSARDYCLFMLGINTGIRIYDLLHLYVKDFICEETDEIYHFMKSSVHTDPPVYLNKHVRESLQSCRLEGSLQLHDYLFKSRKTNEPITRQQAYRIINEAAKQAGISGSIGTHTLRKTFGYHAYKKGIAISLIQKRLQHITPSETRQYIGVTKEPSVQIKLDVNL
- a CDS encoding MurR/RpiR family transcriptional regulator; this translates as MFSNEIIASFNELETSLYNYIIQYSDKVAYMRIRELANETHISTASILRFCRKLNCEGFSEFKVKLKMHVEENKKTIIKSSQHSVVEFFERTLKGDIEEKIKHAAHFITKADHVIFIGIGSSGILAEYGARYFSSLGKFSLYIKDPHFPIHSKLRNNSITIALSVSGENHFTVTHLNQLKQEGSKIISITNNKLSTIAKISDLNIPYYVTEEFYEEANITTQVPVVYILESIAREIHQLNQ
- a CDS encoding glycoside hydrolase family 1 protein, with the protein product MKTYQFPEGFLWGGATAANQIEGGFHEGNKGLNIADVLPGGKERLSILQSPGFNFEIDPEKDYPNHEAIDFYHRYKEDIALFAEMGFKVFRMSIAWTRIFPNGNELEANEEGLAFYDRVFDELHKNGIEPVVTISHYEMPLNLVKEYGGWRNRKVVTFFERYVNAIFHRYKNKVKYWMTFNEINSGFIMPIQGLGFAIQTEEDKYKPTFQAFHHQFVASAIAVKACHDIIPGAQIGCMILYAPVYSYDSNPENVMYALQEERMFNYFCADVQVRGEYPAFIKCYFDELKIELDIQEGDLELIKEGTVDYVGFSYYMSRTEKKEKTDIENSEGNLIGGVKNPFLKASDWGWEIDPEGLRISLNQLFDRYQVPLFVVENGLGAYDKVEEDGSINDDYRIDFLRNHIKAIGEAIEDGVELMGYTSWGCIDLVSASSGEFSKRYGFIYVDKHDDGSGTLARKKKKSFFWYKDVIATNGERL